From the Choristoneura fumiferana chromosome 15, NRCan_CFum_1, whole genome shotgun sequence genome, the window ccaaataaaatgtaatatagAAAATCAAAATGTggcttttgtttataattagcccctcagttaaatattaaaataagtttttgtaaaaaaaaaaaaacatttttaatacaatcttttttttgctgtctgtactttttgttgactgtgcttctattgtcacccaaactacatttgcataccaacaAACGATCAACAAaagttccgctagaggcgctgttcgtgtttccatataaattgagattttaacgcgaacgcgatcgagacgtattttgtaactgaaaacttacactagggatacagatctattgtcaagaagacattaatatctacgtaaggcgtattataaagttaatgattatatcatggacaatatttggaaataattccgatccgcattagcgatcccttcaaatagcgaacctactgtgttaaaaataaagttgtgttaaatacttgtgatttaTAGATAGcatttaataatagtttaaatctgtttaaaaaaatatacctcgttgagtttcttgccggattcttctcaacagaggtttttccgaaccggtgggtggtagattttttttgacattcataagtgcttgttatagcctaaattgaataaagatattttgactttgactttggaccgaagtccgaaggaagagcggcGGAAGTTGTatatatgcgtccgagttgagtaacttcgatagcgcgatgtagaacatggtcggagtttctattgttgctcaatagatggcgttagtagtcGTTACAATTctttcatattaaaataaaatgaagcaCGAGTATTCAATAAAATCAGAAACGATTTTATTGTGTGCTTGAGTGAGTGAGTGgttatttattgttagtttacGCAAGTCCAACGTTTTATGCAATATCTGCAACGGCTTTTGATGTCATTTTGACGGATGACAGATGACAGGAAGTGGAAGTCGTTCGTAAATGACAGCCAGCAGAATGAAAACGCGAAATTTGTCGAAATTTGGTTGGCTATTTGATGCTGTTTTTACTGCCGTCGCAAACGAAACATTTTAGtaacaaatgaataaaaatattggtcATATTTGTGCATAACATATACTCATCTACAATGCTGTTTGAGgcttttatgtaagtaaataacatGCCATTAGTCATAATTTATGCAAACAAACACTAACGTTATTTGTGAATTACATCGGTTTTCGTAAAGAAATAGTCTCACGTGATTGCTgccctttattattattatttttaatattatacaaCTCAATGAACATTAACTCTCacagaaaataataatgaacggtgtttgttatttactttaatagGTTTTATTTTTTCGGCATAAACACTTGAACTAGGGCGCAATCTCTCATCATGAGATGCCCCATATCCAAGAGAAAAATAAGGCCGTTTTCtcattcatattttttgttggATTAGACCTTTTTGGTGAAGGGAGGTCTGTTTATGCCCTACTAGTCTTGATTGATGATTCATGTCTTATGGAATACTAGCGgttgcccgcgatttcgtccacatagtattcgtttatcgctatcccgcaggaactgcttttttctgggataaaaactatcctatgtctttctaTGAGACTCAAtccatctgtataccgaattacatCTAAACTGGTTCAGCAGCTTAGACATGATTGAGAACAAACATCCAGCCacaattttgcataaaaatactatgaaaagaaaaaaacttaaaaccaaGAGCTGCATGTTACCATGGCAATACACAGAGTATGGCCCTATTTCTTCTttctgcacaatttttcttgtcTTTCTTTCCTTTTACAATATAAGATTATGTAACATTGTCCCATTGCTTAAGTTtcaatgtatttttcttttgttaaatttttacaaatgaattatttaattattctcATTCTTAAAAAGCAAACTTaatttttcttgcttttcaattTGTTCAGTACCCTCAGTATTCAAGTTCAACTAGGGTTTCTGGTTTCTCAGTCTTTTTTTTCTTGAGTTTCGAGAATTCTCGAGGCTAATTTCTCGAGTTTTCTCCAGTTCGAGAAAGCTCGAGCAGAAACCCTAAGTTCAACTCATAATAGACTATGGTTTATATTACTTAGTGTtagtataggtgaaaaacttaagtaaaggACCTTAAgccatattgcctaacgtttaacgtttctgatgctcggcAATACGTTAGGCATTACCTCTGTTTATTGTTGTGgaaaacgctcatttcgaggcttaaagactcgaaccctaaagactcttgaggcttaaagactcaaaggccgcaaagatggtttcttgcatccatacgcataaaataagccaatttaattgtcGAATATAGTTcagtctttaagactctggagtcttaagggctcgagtctttaagcctcgaaaatgagcgttatcTACCTCTGTTGTACTTATATAGTAGACTAATAGTGCACAGAATTAATATGGAGCTTAAGTCACTTTTCTAATTTAGAAAATCAATTTGTTTATACTGACTCATTACTACTACATCAAACAGGTCCtctacttaagttttttacctatataaTCTAGTATCTTGGGTTAagtttacgttttttttttaccattccttttttttcagtcTTCTAGTCATTCTGCCCCTTTTCTTCTTGACCCTGCTCCTGTTTGGTGCCTTCGTGATTGTGCCATTTGCCTTCATCTTCGCATCATGGTACATGCGGATATACGAGCGCAAGAAGCAGAGGCGTCTCCGTGATGGACCCAATGTGGCGTTCTTCCACCCTTACTGTAACTCTGGTGGGGGAGGCGAACGGGTGCTATGGGTGGCAGTGAAGGCTTTATTAGAAAGGTGACTTATATGTAacaatattatacaaaaatagtAAAGGTAATTGGAAAGCTCACATTGTCAAATGTCATACGTACCCGACAAAACCAGGATAACAATGTCAGGCTAATCTTTTTATAGTACACTACAGTGACTTTCAATATCAAAACCGTTTAAAGTGATATCAGTTATAAAAACGTATTACATGTAATGaccaaaaaaaagaaatatcatgggacacctgacaccaattgaactggttccaaactaagcaaaacttgtactatggatggatatggatactaggcaacagtgTTTACAACCAAATATGGTTGTCCCTTATAAAtgatttataacaatatatggttttgactgtattaatatttatataaaaaaatatgtaccttgttgagtttggctggtttcttctcaacagaagttttctcaaagaaagaaaaaagaaattaaacctTTATTCAAGAcattaacaaaaattaaattatatctaaattgaataaacttTTGACTtacataaatggtttattaaaataaacaagctCAACGTTTTCCTCAGATATCCTGACACCAACATATATATCTACACCGTAGACACAGCGGAGCCCCAAGCGATAATAGACAAAGTGCACAACCACTTCAACGTGACCGTGGATGTGAACAAAGTCAACTTTGTGAGGCTGGTCTCCAAAAAGACCATCGAGGCCAGCTCCTACCCGTACTTCACGTTGCTGCTTCAGAGCCTCGGCTCCATGGTGCTGGGCATGGAAGCCTTCATGAAGTTCAATCCaggtacaagcttttatttaacttgtcatGTAATGTTGATAAGTATGTTAAGCAAGTAGTTTTCAAATTCTGCAATGGATATTTTACCTActtatacctcgttgagtttcttgccggattcttctcaacagaggtttttccgtaccggtggtagatttttttttgacattcataagtgcttgttatagcctaaattgaataaagatattttgactttgactttgacttctaCGAGTATTAATTAGATAGGATGACGGATGGCTAGTCAGAATTTGTACAAACAATGTTATGGACAATAAGGATCCCTATCCCATATGTTGTTTGTGAATGAACCCCTTCAGgagtggaattttagaaaacgttaaaataagtgtttctttatttctactttttagtTTAAGATTTAGTTTAagatcagccagaagacgtccactgctgaacaaaggcctcccccttagaacgccacaatgaacgacaactcgccacttgcattcaccggctacccgcaactctcacgatgtcgtcagtcgaTTCGTTGTCGCCACTCGACCCGTGTCTCGGTCGTGTTCTatttttaagagcgtttatacttgctgagctggcaacgttgcattgttgttagttttctcgattattccataaaaaaataatgaaaattaaaaatgtggtctgatagaactgttcttaatatataagttaatgtgtctactccaataattgttcgtaatagacttttatattctttaaaaacgaataaatgtttattaacggtttttaaagaaaacaaaagtctatcacgcataattattggagtagacacattaacgtaTATATacgaacagttctatcagaccacatttaaaattttcattcaatttttatggaataatcgagaaaaactaacaaaaacaaaaatgcgACGTTGCCAGCTCAATCTCCTCCTGATGCTCCTGAGTtctgacatttttaacaaacttagcgtttagacctagacgtggttgacttGCTTtcttattttggatattatttcaaaattcttagaattctttattcaatgaacaatttgtactttataaagtacattcggccgttattctcaGTGTTAAttagttctttataaagtacgcgaggagtTAGGAGGATATAAACGCTTTTAATATgtacatacaaatttaaatgtaacacaatatttttgtttgtttgtagatGTGTTCATAGACACAACTGGGCACGCGTTTACGTACCCCATATTCCGGTACCTGGCTCAGTGCCCCGTTGGCACGTACACGCATTACCCGGTGGTGACGGCCGCCATGATGCGCCGCGTCAAGCAGCGCATCGTCGCCCACAACAACAGCGGTCTGGTCGCCCGCAACCCAGTGCTCACGTGGTGCAAGCTGCTTTACTATAAGGTGTTTGGTTGGGTGAGTGTTTGGGGgcattgattaattaattacgttATACGTTTAGGGAGAGGGGGTCTCTCTATTTGTGACAAAATAATAGGGAGTGAAGTGAACTATTTAGGTTAGAATgagatatacaaataaataacgaTTGATTTTCTATCTCTCGCAAAGCTATGTTcgtcgggttttttttatcttttattgtTGAGTTATTTTCGCTTATGGTTtgtttgggggaggcctatgtccagcagtggacgtctttcggctggcatgatgatgatggtttatcaggtacagtcaagtgcagaaatatcgacacggccaaagttgcaggtggtaggaccttgtgcaaggtccgcccgggttgctaccaccatcttgctcgctaatcctgccgtgaagcagcagtgcttgcactgctgtgtttcggcgtggagagtaagccagccggtgaaattactggcacttgaggtatcccatcttaggactctaggttggcaatgggcggtggtgatctcttaccatcaggagacccacttgctcgtttgccatccagtcgaataaaaaaaaaaataaaaaatgtatatacgaccttaatgttaagtgcataaagtcgtgtaggtatacatatttttgtagctttggccgtgtcaatatctttgcacttgtACCTATTTCAATGTAAGTTTAACTCATCAGCTGTACGGGGTGGTGGGCCGCTGCGCCGACGTCGTCATGGTGAACGGAACATGGACCGAGGACCACATCAACGAGCTGTGGAGAATACCGTTCAAGACGCACAGGGTGTACCCGCCTTGTGATGTGAGTACCATCGAGTACCATGTCATGATGCTGCCATTTACAATcgtactaacattataaatgcgaaagtttgtgagtgagtgagtgagtgagtatgtttgttactccttcacgcttaaacggcttaaacggatttggatgaaatttgctatgtactggacatctggaataaaatataggctactttttattccgatattcccacgggatagggataaaatgtcgaaacaacaaccgctggcttGGAGTCATaaaaatttgacatgattgtttttaatgtaacatgAATGAAAACCACTACTTAATTTTCGGGAactcccacgggaattttcaaaaataccgAAATTTCAGTTCAGCTGTTCGATCTAACTGAATTACGTGTGCGAAgaacccatttaaatcgtgaccagctcaaaaaatcttagtaatgggtcccaactgttaaactttaaattagctacttaggggttgtttcaccatccattgattagcgttaaccgacggttaaatgtgatgccgtctccgtctattcgaacaaaacaaatagagacggcatcacacctaaccgccagttaacactaatcaatggatggtgaaacagccccttagagttcTAGAGCActcactagacttattttcttccttttagtttttaaggcagttggctttttttatggtacaactagtgtttacccgcgccTTCGCACACATAAATCGTTAGATCCAggcgcgtaaatcattaggcaGCCGGGttcagattt encodes:
- the Alg11 gene encoding ALG11 alpha-1,2-mannosyltransferase isoform X1, translated to MLFEAFILLVILPLFFLTLLLFGAFVIVPFAFIFASWYMRIYERKKQRRLRDGPNVAFFHPYCNSGGGGERVLWVAVKALLERYPDTNIYIYTVDTAEPQAIIDKVHNHFNVTVDVNKVNFVRLVSKKTIEASSYPYFTLLLQSLGSMVLGMEAFMKFNPDVFIDTTGHAFTYPIFRYLAQCPVGTYTHYPVVTAAMMRRVKQRIVAHNNSGLVARNPVLTWCKLLYYKVFGWLYGVVGRCADVVMVNGTWTEDHINELWRIPFKTHRVYPPCDVTDLKQLRSLVKDTDPIRILSVAQFRPEKDHPLMLQAMYELRNLLVKNEILWNKIKLVLVGACRNAEDEERVQNLKDLAKHLSIEDSVQFVVNAPYARLLQLYQTSSMAIHTMWNEHFGISVVECMAAGLITIAHRSGGPLADIVATSQPARSGFLAVEAEEYARAVLEVIALRPDERRAIVDAARASVDRFSTMEFEKAFLRAAEPLMKLE
- the Alg11 gene encoding ALG11 alpha-1,2-mannosyltransferase isoform X2; amino-acid sequence: MLFEAFILLVILPLFFLTLLLFGAFVIVPFAFIFASWYMRIYERKKQRRLRDGPNVAFFHPYCNSGGGGERVLWVAVKALLERYPDTNIYIYTVDTAEPQAIIDKVHNHFNVTVDVNKVNFVRLVSKKTIEASSYPYFTLLLQSLGSMVLGMEAFMKFNPDVFIDTTGHAFTYPIFRYLAQCPVGTYTHYPVVTAAMMRRVKQRIVAHNNSGLVARNPVLTWCKLLYYKVFGWLYGVVGRCADVVMVNGTWTEDHINELWRIPFKTHRVYPPCDVTDLKQLRSLVKDTDPIRILSVAQFRPEKDHPLMLQAMYELRNLLVKNEILWNKIKLVLVGACRNAEDEERVQNLKDLAKHLSIEDSVQFVVNAPYARLLQLYQTSSMAIHTMWNEHFGIRLLWTGSPRWSLKRRSYEPQSLS